One Vallitalea pronyensis genomic region harbors:
- a CDS encoding alpha-L-fucosidase, whose product MRISCYESLYQKGRDKKMEKWFEEAKLGIFIHYGIYAVEGVSESWSFYHHRVPYDQYMKQLDGFTAAQFDADHWADVIEKSGAKYAVLTTKHHDGVALFDTQYSDLNVVKRTPAKRDIIKEYAEAIKNKGIRCGMYYSLIDWSHPDYASVFEGGVVPEDLSEVNGYSYPADGKQDEEAWERFLTFNRNQLKEVLSNYGTVDVLWFDGDWERSAKQWGLPAFKDYLQSFNPNLIINSRLQGHGDYKTPEQGLPITRPEGPWEFCTTVNDSWGYIPEDQHYKSLKQIIRMFCDCISMGGNMLLDIGPKEDGTIVPEEEELLLDLGKWIKQHEEAIYATKEGLMLRYYLGGSTLSKDEETIYLFVYDDPKEAICLKGLCNQVKKISVLHSGEILTYDSHGGVPWFNIPGTLWIHLTGKACHEHVTVVKVECEGKVDMYGGSGAVVTHN is encoded by the coding sequence GTGCGTATAAGTTGCTATGAAAGTCTATACCAGAAAGGAAGGGATAAGAAAATGGAAAAATGGTTTGAAGAAGCAAAGTTGGGTATCTTTATTCATTATGGCATTTATGCAGTAGAAGGGGTATCTGAATCATGGTCATTTTATCATCATCGTGTGCCTTATGACCAATACATGAAACAACTGGATGGTTTTACAGCTGCTCAGTTTGATGCAGATCATTGGGCCGATGTGATTGAGAAATCAGGAGCCAAATACGCGGTACTCACCACGAAACATCACGATGGTGTAGCACTTTTTGATACACAATACAGTGACTTAAATGTGGTTAAAAGAACCCCTGCTAAAAGGGATATTATAAAGGAATATGCAGAAGCAATCAAGAATAAGGGGATTCGCTGCGGCATGTATTATTCTTTAATTGATTGGTCCCATCCCGATTATGCCAGCGTGTTTGAAGGTGGTGTCGTACCAGAAGACCTATCGGAGGTTAATGGTTATTCCTATCCAGCAGATGGCAAACAGGATGAAGAAGCATGGGAGCGTTTTTTGACTTTTAATCGTAACCAATTAAAAGAAGTGCTCTCCAATTATGGTACAGTTGATGTATTGTGGTTTGACGGTGATTGGGAGAGAAGTGCCAAGCAATGGGGGCTCCCAGCTTTCAAAGACTACTTACAATCCTTTAACCCTAACCTGATCATTAATTCCAGATTACAAGGTCACGGGGATTATAAAACACCGGAACAGGGATTACCCATCACACGACCAGAAGGGCCATGGGAGTTCTGTACCACAGTGAACGATTCTTGGGGTTATATACCAGAGGATCAGCACTATAAATCCTTGAAACAGATTATTCGCATGTTCTGCGACTGTATCAGTATGGGTGGCAATATGTTACTGGATATTGGACCAAAAGAAGATGGTACCATCGTACCTGAAGAAGAAGAACTGTTGTTAGACTTGGGAAAGTGGATAAAACAACATGAAGAAGCCATTTATGCAACCAAAGAAGGTCTTATGTTAAGGTATTATTTAGGCGGCTCCACCTTATCAAAGGATGAAGAGACCATTTACTTATTTGTTTATGATGACCCAAAAGAAGCCATTTGTTTAAAAGGACTCTGTAATCAGGTCAAAAAAATCTCTGTATTGCACTCAGGCGAAATATTAACCTATGATAGTCATGGTGGTGTGCCATGGTTCAATATTCCAGGAACTCTATGGATTCATTTGACTGGAAAAGCCTGCCACGAACATGTAACTGTTGTGAAGGTAGAATGTGAAGGAAAAGTAGATATGTATGGTGGCAGCGGTGCTGTTGTCACGCATAATTAA